GCGTGTAGAACGTGTCGTCCTCGCGCGTGAAGGTGAGGATGAAGTTCGGCGCTGCGTCCAGCGAATAGCGGCCGACGAACTCGTCAAAGGCCTCGGGGTCGTAGCTGGCGGGATCGAAATCGCCGGCAGCCGCTACGGCATCCGCTTCTTCCTCCTCCATCGCGTCCTTGAAGAAGGCCGCGGCGAGTTCATAGGCGACGCCGCTGTTGAACTGGGCGTGATTGCTCTGGGTCGTGAGGCCGGCGTTGATCTCGGGGAAGTAGACGAACATCGAACGGTGGGCGACGTCGGCTCCCCCGTGGCTCACGCGCTTCAGTCCGCCCTGCTCGCCCACGCTGAGTCCATATCCGTAGCCTGTCTCCTCCCCGTCGTTGAGGACGAACGACGTCGTCATCTCGTCGATGCTGTCCGGCGTGCCAACCCGCGGGTTCGCGTAGTTCTCGGCCCATGTCTGGAGGTCGCCGATCGTGCTGTAGATCGCCCCCGCCCCGACCGCGCCGCCAAGATCTCCGATCTGGCGGTATCCGTCCGGTCCCGGGGTGTAGCCCTCGGACATGTTGGGGACGATGTGTCGCGTGGAGGGACGCACCATCGTCCCGGTCATCCCCAGCGGTCCGAACACGTTTTCCTCCATGAAGACATGGAAGTCCTGCCCGGAAGTGCGCTCGACGATGACGGCGGCGAGTCCGAAGGCCGTGTTGTTGTAGTTCCATTCCGCGCCGGGCGCGTTCTGGAGGGCGGGCTGCCGCTGCACGATATCGATGAGTTCCGAACGGTCGATCCAGTCCCCGTGGTCGAGGCGGCGGCCCGTCATCCGCAGCAGGTTCAGGAATTCGCGCAGACCCGACGTGTGGGTGATCAGGTGCTTCACCTGGATGGCGTGCTCGAACTCCGGGAGTTCGGGGACGTGCTTGCGGATGTCGTCGTCGAGGGAGAGGAGTCCGCGCTCTGCCTGCAGCATGATCGCGAAGGCGGTGAACTGCTTCGAGGTCGAGCCGATGTTCGTCCGCGTGTCCTCCTCGAAGGGGAGGTCGTAGG
The Candidatus Palauibacter soopunensis genome window above contains:
- a CDS encoding serine hydrolase → MNTRFGRRPRHPFGSAVCAGLFALLAAAQIAAQSSELEVGRTLPGTLAAGDTARYTIETGENDFVLGEVNQISVDVTARVLDPEGTQVGRFGGLGRGVERFGGRTSGAGVHTLELFVAGDDDEAGGRYEITLLRHEPVATDPEELADQIMSRFDGPDSPGGAVRVWRDGRTLFSKTYGMANLAYDLPFEEDTRTNIGSTSKQFTAFAIMLQAERGLLSLDDDIRKHVPELPEFEHAIQVKHLITHTSGLREFLNLLRMTGRRLDHGDWIDRSELIDIVQRQPALQNAPGAEWNYNNTAFGLAAVIVERTSGQDFHVFMEENVFGPLGMTGTMVRPSTRHIVPNMSEGYTPGPDGYRQIGDLGGAVGAGAIYSTIGDLQTWAENYANPRVGTPDSIDEMTTSFVLNDGEETGYGYGLSVGEQGGLKRVSHGGADVAHRSMFVYFPEINAGLTTQSNHAQFNSGVAYELAAAFFKDAMEEEEADAVAAAGDFDPASYDPEAFDEFVGRYSLDAAPNFILTFTREDDTFYTQATGQQRLEIVPTSDSTFRLLAVEASVTFLRDPEGDVEGLTLHQNGDNHATRLEDDEAGAWEPTAEDLADFAGRFFSEELETFYTFTVEDGTLVLHQRRLDRTELEPGEEDRFSGGGLSVAFERDRNRQVIGFYLSNVRTRDVRFGRVR